A genomic window from Vagococcus entomophilus includes:
- a CDS encoding cupin domain-containing protein: MAKNEEVKNGVIFPIGEKNDAYAQYFIGQSYLQGLISDPKISVGVANVTFEPGCRNNWHIHHDGFQLLLVTGGEGWYQEEGKAAQFLKAGDVIATHDGMKHWHGATKDSWFEHIAITAGTPEWLEPVDDQWYENLTTK; this comes from the coding sequence ATGGCAAAAAATGAAGAAGTAAAAAATGGTGTGATCTTTCCAATCGGAGAAAAAAATGATGCCTATGCTCAATATTTTATCGGACAAAGTTACCTACAAGGATTAATTTCTGATCCAAAAATTAGTGTAGGTGTAGCCAATGTAACTTTTGAACCAGGTTGTCGTAATAACTGGCATATTCACCATGATGGCTTTCAGCTGTTACTTGTAACTGGTGGAGAAGGTTGGTATCAAGAAGAAGGCAAAGCGGCCCAATTCTTAAAAGCAGGAGATGTGATTGCAACACACGATGGGATGAAACATTGGCATGGTGCTACCAAAGACAGCTGGTTTGAACATATTGCGATTACTGCCGGCACTCCAGAATGGCTAGAGCCTGTCGACGATCAATGGTACGAAAATTTAACTACTAAATAA
- a CDS encoding ABC transporter ATP-binding protein, translating into MKISIENVSKEINGKTVFSNINWQVKNNSLVAIKGNSGTGKTTLLNIISLLDKPSSGGILFNSENVTNISIKKRREYLKKDLGFVFQNYGLLENSTIKQNLEIALKSKKFGKRKKLDLMIDTLQQVNLSSLDLNVKVSSLSGGEQQRIGLARCILKNGNLIIADEPTAALDSENEKIIMLQFKELKKRGHTIILTTHSNKYDDWFDDVFYL; encoded by the coding sequence ATGAAGATATCAATTGAAAATGTTTCTAAAGAAATCAATGGAAAAACTGTATTTTCAAATATTAATTGGCAAGTCAAAAATAATTCTTTGGTCGCGATTAAAGGGAACAGTGGAACTGGAAAGACCACACTACTAAATATAATCTCTTTATTAGACAAGCCGAGTTCAGGAGGTATTTTATTTAATTCTGAAAATGTTACAAATATTAGCATAAAAAAAAGAAGAGAATATTTGAAAAAAGATTTGGGATTTGTATTTCAAAACTATGGATTATTAGAGAATTCTACGATTAAACAAAATTTAGAAATTGCTTTAAAATCAAAAAAGTTTGGGAAAAGGAAGAAGCTTGATTTAATGATAGATACTTTGCAACAAGTAAATTTGTCATCCCTAGATTTAAATGTAAAGGTCAGCTCTTTAAGTGGCGGGGAACAACAAAGAATCGGGCTTGCTCGATGTATCTTAAAAAATGGAAATTTAATTATAGCCGATGAACCTACAGCAGCATTAGACAGTGAAAACGAAAAAATAATAATGTTGCAATTTAAAGAATTAAAAAAAAGAGGTCATACTATAATTTTGACTACGCATAGCAATAAATATGATGATTGGTTTGATGATGTGTTTTATTTATAA
- a CDS encoding ABC transporter permease produces MRKLVFIELLKLKRTKIVLISFLTVFLIAILSLFQGWRMISLGFEIENKSIFFLEQLLFWNSYYALPAVLVLIGSFSISREKQEGTMNQILTIPVNFLSFILSKLITVVIFSLILSLSILILGLINQFIIFEGIELTPELLVLIGQYLLNALLISVCVFPIICYTIFLKKDYIILVAVAEIYSFLSVFLNNTPFRVFYPISAEMGLIGITSFTIMERFIALISIMFCILATFFFVEKMET; encoded by the coding sequence ATGAGGAAATTGGTTTTTATCGAGTTACTAAAATTGAAAAGAACTAAAATTGTTTTGATTTCATTTCTGACAGTATTCTTAATTGCTATTTTGTCTTTATTTCAGGGATGGAGAATGATATCGTTAGGTTTTGAAATTGAAAACAAATCTATCTTTTTTTTGGAACAACTTTTGTTTTGGAACTCATATTATGCGCTTCCAGCTGTATTGGTTTTGATTGGTAGTTTCTCTATTAGCCGGGAAAAACAAGAAGGTACGATGAATCAAATTTTAACAATACCAGTTAACTTTTTGAGTTTCATTCTTTCAAAGTTGATAACGGTTGTTATATTTTCTTTGATTCTATCTTTAAGTATTCTTATCTTAGGGTTAATCAATCAATTCATTATTTTTGAAGGTATTGAACTTACTCCGGAATTACTTGTATTAATAGGTCAATATTTACTAAATGCGTTACTTATTAGTGTTTGTGTGTTTCCAATAATTTGTTATACGATTTTTCTAAAAAAAGATTACATTATTTTAGTTGCAGTAGCTGAAATATACTCTTTTTTAAGTGTTTTTTTGAATAATACGCCATTTAGAGTATTTTATCCAATTTCTGCTGAAATGGGGCTGATAGGGATTACATCATTTACAATTATGGAAAGATTTATTGCTCTAATTTCAATAATGTTTTGTATTTTAGCTACGTTTTTTTTTGTTGAAAAAATGGAAACGTAA
- a CDS encoding LysR family transcriptional regulator: protein MEIRQLRYFWTVAQEGNVSRAAKLLNITQPTLSRQIRELEEQVGMSLFHREKNHLYLLPEGIFLKERAEEILQLNDKLEQDFFNKRKKQMQGTIVIGCVEADNSDTVAMMLEEMVSDYPDVRFNIVTGTSDDISDRLEKGLLDLAVLLDPITRNDVNVLKLPREERWGFLVANELFIANKEKLTPKDIIGLPLLCSNRIEVQKLLISWSGRPLDQLNIVGNFNLIFNIFSLVENKVGAALTIEGAVSKRQLENLTFIPMEPEVKTNCMLVWKERLQTPVVQEFISRFKHAFEA from the coding sequence ATGGAAATTAGACAATTACGGTATTTTTGGACTGTTGCCCAAGAAGGTAATGTTTCAAGAGCGGCTAAACTGTTGAATATCACTCAACCAACTTTAAGTCGGCAGATTCGTGAATTAGAAGAACAAGTTGGAATGTCACTGTTTCATAGAGAAAAAAATCACCTTTATTTGTTACCCGAAGGAATCTTTTTAAAAGAGCGAGCAGAGGAAATTCTCCAGCTAAATGATAAGTTAGAACAAGACTTTTTTAACAAGAGAAAAAAACAGATGCAGGGGACGATTGTCATAGGTTGTGTGGAGGCAGATAATTCGGATACTGTGGCGATGATGTTAGAAGAGATGGTGAGTGATTATCCCGATGTGCGTTTTAATATTGTGACGGGGACCAGCGATGATATCAGTGATCGCTTGGAGAAAGGACTGCTTGATTTAGCAGTTTTATTGGATCCAATTACACGTAATGATGTGAATGTTTTGAAATTACCAAGAGAAGAAAGATGGGGATTTTTAGTTGCAAATGAATTGTTTATAGCAAACAAGGAAAAGCTTACGCCAAAAGATATTATCGGATTACCATTATTATGTTCTAATCGGATAGAAGTTCAGAAATTGCTAATTTCTTGGAGTGGTAGGCCCCTGGATCAACTAAATATTGTGGGGAATTTCAACTTAATCTTTAATATTTTTTCACTAGTCGAAAACAAAGTGGGGGCTGCTCTCACGATTGAAGGCGCGGTGTCCAAACGGCAATTAGAAAATTTAACGTTTATTCCTATGGAGCCAGAAGTAAAAACTAACTGTATGTTAGTGTGGAAAGAACGGCTTCAAACCCCAGTAGTTCAAGAATTTATTTCTCGTTTCAAACATGCTTTTGAAGCATAG
- a CDS encoding carboxymuconolactone decarboxylase family protein, whose translation MKKQTAGREQLGEFAPQFAVLNDDVLFGEVWAKENELSAHDRSMITCSALLAMGAPQLEAHLKVAKENGVTKAEIVAMITQLAFYAGWPKAWSAFSMAKEIFAD comes from the coding sequence ATGAAAAAGCAAACAGCAGGAAGAGAACAGTTAGGTGAGTTTGCACCACAATTTGCGGTATTAAATGATGATGTACTGTTTGGAGAAGTGTGGGCAAAAGAAAACGAATTATCAGCCCATGATCGGAGTATGATTACTTGTTCAGCACTTTTAGCAATGGGGGCTCCTCAGCTCGAGGCTCATTTAAAAGTTGCCAAAGAGAATGGTGTCACTAAAGCAGAGATTGTAGCTATGATTACACAGTTAGCATTTTATGCTGGTTGGCCTAAAGCGTGGAGTGCGTTCTCAATGGCGAAAGAAATATTTGCAGATTAG
- a CDS encoding MurR/RpiR family transcriptional regulator, translating into MISLNSIVKNNSSSLTKSDLIICEYLLDYSTVIPNMTLLDLAQKTYSSKSNVLRLLKKLGFSGFTDFKYYLLASDTGINDQPYLNSIFSKLGAIDYDSIIKNFNQIINKSENIYLFATGQDQQIQAKNLGNCLLKLGIISTFIPLNANAELTTNIIDSIQPKDLIVIFSSKGNNDSLKTHFNRFNKSDYRLVSFTAFNNGWIQQKATLAISLEMKQFQDPSLTYQSGMMHLLINILSSKLKIDA; encoded by the coding sequence ATGATTTCTTTAAATAGTATTGTTAAGAATAATTCCTCTTCTTTAACTAAATCTGATTTAATTATTTGTGAATATTTACTTGATTACTCAACTGTAATCCCAAACATGACTCTTCTTGACTTAGCTCAAAAAACATATTCTTCCAAATCAAATGTCTTGAGATTATTAAAAAAACTTGGCTTCTCTGGTTTCACTGACTTCAAATACTATTTACTTGCATCAGATACGGGGATAAATGATCAGCCTTATCTAAATAGTATTTTCAGCAAATTAGGAGCCATTGATTATGACTCAATTATTAAGAATTTTAATCAAATAATAAATAAATCAGAAAATATATACCTTTTTGCGACTGGTCAAGACCAACAAATCCAAGCAAAAAATTTAGGGAATTGTTTATTAAAACTAGGTATTATTTCTACATTTATCCCACTAAACGCCAATGCTGAATTGACAACCAATATTATTGACTCTATACAACCAAAGGACTTAATAGTCATTTTTTCAAGTAAAGGAAATAACGATTCCTTAAAAACTCATTTTAATCGTTTCAACAAAAGCGACTATCGTTTAGTCTCTTTTACTGCTTTTAATAATGGATGGATTCAACAAAAAGCAACATTAGCCATTTCATTAGAAATGAAACAATTTCAAGATCCTTCTCTAACCTATCAATCTGGAATGATGCATCTTCTCATCAACATCCTTTCTTCGAAATTGAAAATAGATGCTTAA
- a CDS encoding PTS transporter subunit EIIC has translation MKSEYQNLGEKIIELSGGKDNFKTVKNCMTRVRISYVDLDKVNKEEIEKLEGVLGVNIADTFQIIVGPGKSVKIQEEINKQLGASNKQEEVGEEKNFLKLLSSIFVPLIPAIIASGFLQGINNLLVNSAKVTAIAQNIASTKNLAPYQVILEQNGTLQVSTLLGILGDATFSFLAIYVGMTAAKQFKTDPILGAVLGAATTLPALSLIGLTPGQGGLFGVIFGVWVMSKIGKMLKKCIPDILDVVFTPVFELIIAGTIYMFLIMPIAGKLSDYFTNGMMFLIEHTGIFGGFVLAAAFPSLIVTGLHQGLAPIHMELINSTGGTPIFPIQIMSNAGLLGAGLAIFFLTKNQKVKEIAKGCLPATFLAVGEPTMFGLVIPSGFGFVTASLGAGVAGALVRFFDINSSAFGAAGMSAIPLMADGKYLQYLICYALGVVVAFVLTISYAKLKNKQI, from the coding sequence ATGAAGAGTGAATATCAAAACCTTGGGGAAAAAATTATTGAACTTTCAGGGGGAAAGGATAATTTTAAAACCGTAAAAAATTGTATGACAAGAGTTAGGATCTCATATGTCGACTTAGACAAAGTTAACAAAGAAGAAATAGAAAAACTAGAGGGCGTTTTAGGTGTTAATATTGCAGATACATTTCAAATTATTGTTGGGCCAGGAAAAAGTGTTAAGATACAAGAGGAAATTAATAAGCAATTAGGAGCGTCGAATAAGCAGGAAGAAGTGGGAGAAGAGAAAAACTTCTTGAAGTTGTTATCAAGTATATTTGTACCTTTAATTCCGGCTATTATCGCTTCTGGATTTTTGCAGGGAATAAATAATTTATTGGTAAATAGTGCTAAAGTAACTGCTATCGCACAAAATATTGCCAGTACAAAAAATTTAGCCCCTTATCAAGTTATTTTAGAGCAGAATGGCACATTACAAGTAAGTACTTTATTAGGAATATTGGGAGATGCAACGTTTTCTTTTTTAGCCATCTATGTTGGGATGACGGCAGCGAAGCAATTTAAAACAGATCCGATTCTTGGAGCGGTGCTTGGAGCAGCAACCACTTTACCTGCTTTGTCGTTAATAGGATTAACACCAGGACAGGGTGGATTGTTTGGAGTTATTTTTGGCGTTTGGGTAATGAGTAAAATAGGAAAAATGCTAAAAAAATGTATTCCAGATATTTTAGATGTTGTGTTCACACCTGTATTTGAATTGATAATAGCAGGAACTATTTATATGTTTTTAATTATGCCGATTGCTGGAAAACTGTCTGACTATTTTACGAATGGTATGATGTTTTTAATAGAACATACAGGGATTTTTGGTGGGTTTGTTTTAGCAGCTGCTTTTCCTTCTTTAATTGTAACAGGGTTACATCAAGGGTTAGCACCTATTCATATGGAATTAATCAACTCAACTGGTGGAACGCCTATTTTTCCAATTCAAATCATGAGTAATGCAGGTTTACTAGGTGCAGGTTTGGCAATATTTTTCCTAACTAAAAATCAAAAGGTTAAAGAAATTGCAAAAGGATGTTTGCCAGCAACTTTCTTAGCGGTAGGGGAGCCTACTATGTTTGGGTTAGTTATTCCATCAGGATTTGGATTTGTAACTGCCTCTTTAGGAGCTGGAGTAGCAGGAGCGTTGGTTCGATTTTTTGATATAAACTCTTCAGCATTTGGTGCAGCGGGTATGTCTGCGATACCATTAATGGCAGATGGAAAATATCTGCAATATTTGATTTGTTATGCGTTGGGCGTAGTGGTAGCTTTTGTATTAACAATAAGTTATGCGAAATTAAAAAATAAACAAATATAA
- a CDS encoding flavodoxin family protein, translating to MKVFVFYGKIEKENSTMKFMINALLDELVSQTNEKVVISNLSESDFDIKYCNGCSDCFLKGSCPLVDDMEKIKLGILSSDIILFGSPVYGHAVSGSVKTFFDRITYWTHLFKLSGKFGISLNVSSGNGNEPVKQYMEKIMGNLGLSLVSQISIKSSSYSKEIMLNIAKNEMKKLLITYQNNKYKVSAIQETSFKNFQRLYKGEAGTSFEREYWLSNGMFEVKTLEEYVNSKSIKL from the coding sequence ATGAAAGTCTTCGTTTTTTATGGGAAAATTGAAAAAGAAAATTCTACAATGAAATTCATGATAAATGCGTTGCTAGATGAATTAGTGAGTCAAACGAATGAAAAAGTTGTTATATCTAATTTAAGTGAATCTGATTTCGATATTAAATATTGTAATGGCTGTAGCGATTGCTTTTTGAAAGGTTCGTGTCCGTTGGTTGATGATATGGAAAAAATAAAGCTCGGTATTCTATCGTCAGATATCATTTTGTTTGGTTCTCCTGTATATGGACATGCAGTCTCAGGATCTGTTAAGACTTTTTTTGATCGGATTACATATTGGACTCATTTATTTAAACTGTCAGGGAAATTTGGCATTTCATTGAATGTATCAAGCGGAAACGGAAATGAACCAGTTAAACAGTATATGGAAAAAATTATGGGAAACCTAGGGTTATCATTAGTTAGCCAGATTTCTATTAAGTCTTCCAGTTATTCTAAAGAAATCATGTTAAATATAGCAAAGAATGAAATGAAAAAGTTGCTTATTACCTATCAAAATAATAAATATAAAGTTAGCGCTATTCAAGAAACTTCTTTTAAAAATTTTCAGAGGCTATATAAGGGAGAGGCTGGAACATCATTTGAACGTGAGTATTGGTTAAGTAATGGTATGTTTGAAGTTAAAACTTTAGAAGAATATGTCAATAGCAAATCGATTAAATTGTAA
- a CDS encoding peptidase domain-containing ABC transporter, translating to MKKIIFYKQSQQSECGLCCIAMLSSYYGYVKSLNSYRLLFKTGRDGMSLFNMCKILNNIGIKTKVEKILTLTKHDFDERPSILFINENHYVVALKKVKNLYIYDPAIGKKKISEEELSSLNCLYLLKSDMDKDIFVKSIEKNSETKHLTKLFVSVSKLFTFVVLTSFFSYIISIWVPLIMRNMIDQLINTEQFNLQGTIISISLVIVGYLIVSVMRNFSVVKLQKKIVTNLSNTKIAHLLNINFSYFDERTSGGVLYRLNLVDQLQNLILNDLIQFIISITVFLVTFSYILLMYPYLILPLTVILAATILLTILFHKKVLAQKQSENQKYSNLNSLTTEIVRGIYQIKCLKLEKFFLLNYQNFFSEYKSDMITSQKMTMKYNLILNTIVIFSPIYMIILVFTSNHFTIGEVFALYSFITTLFNNCNTLAVSVFSFGTIRASLLYVNDFFDEPTKDIYDNQHIEKDFKRLTISNLTFRYNNSSEKILDGIYLNISSNEKVALVGSSGSGKSTLISLIAQIYEGYDGLIKVNGKQIQKINSDSLAKLISIVPQKMIYFHRTLRENLVMGQTDIADNEIYNALKSANIYDEISILPMKLDTLISESGNLSGGQLQRLSIARSLLKKPKFIIYDEATSSLDSFNSETIFANLAQLDIAQLVVTHQLESVKHFDRIYVIDNGKIVGQGTHEELKTKSTFYQKLMRSKEGEL from the coding sequence TTGAAAAAAATAATATTTTATAAACAATCCCAGCAAAGCGAATGTGGTTTATGTTGTATTGCAATGTTGTCATCTTACTATGGCTATGTTAAAAGTTTGAATTCTTATAGATTGCTATTTAAAACTGGAAGAGATGGTATGTCACTTTTTAATATGTGCAAGATACTAAATAATATAGGGATAAAAACAAAAGTAGAAAAAATTTTGACATTAACTAAGCATGATTTTGATGAAAGACCATCAATTTTATTCATTAATGAAAATCATTATGTAGTTGCTTTAAAAAAAGTTAAGAATTTGTATATATATGACCCAGCTATTGGAAAAAAGAAAATTTCCGAAGAGGAGCTATCTTCGCTTAATTGTTTGTATTTATTAAAATCGGATATGGATAAAGATATTTTTGTGAAAAGTATTGAAAAAAATAGTGAAACAAAACATCTCACAAAACTTTTTGTTTCTGTTTCAAAACTTTTTACTTTTGTAGTTCTAACGTCTTTTTTTTCATACATCATTTCTATTTGGGTGCCACTAATAATGAGAAATATGATTGATCAACTTATAAATACAGAACAGTTTAACTTACAAGGAACGATAATAAGCATAAGTTTAGTGATTGTTGGTTATTTGATAGTGTCAGTTATGAGAAACTTTTCAGTCGTAAAGTTGCAAAAAAAGATTGTTACAAACTTATCGAATACGAAGATTGCTCATTTATTAAATATCAACTTTTCCTATTTTGATGAGCGAACTAGTGGAGGAGTCTTATATAGATTGAATTTAGTCGATCAATTACAAAACCTTATTTTAAATGATTTAATTCAATTTATTATTTCAATTACTGTTTTTTTAGTTACGTTTAGTTATATTCTTTTGATGTATCCATACTTAATTTTACCCCTTACAGTTATTCTAGCGGCAACCATTCTTTTGACTATTTTGTTTCATAAGAAGGTACTTGCTCAAAAACAAAGTGAGAATCAAAAATATAGCAATCTAAACTCTTTAACTACGGAAATAGTCCGTGGAATCTATCAAATAAAATGTTTGAAGCTTGAAAAATTCTTTCTTTTAAATTACCAAAATTTCTTTTCGGAATATAAAAGTGATATGATTACTTCGCAAAAAATGACGATGAAATATAACTTAATTTTGAATACGATTGTGATTTTCTCTCCTATCTATATGATTATTCTTGTTTTTACTAGTAATCATTTCACAATTGGGGAAGTATTTGCCCTTTATAGTTTCATAACAACGCTATTTAATAACTGTAATACACTTGCAGTTTCAGTTTTTTCATTTGGTACAATTAGAGCTTCATTACTTTATGTGAATGATTTTTTTGATGAGCCGACGAAGGATATTTATGATAATCAGCATATTGAAAAAGATTTTAAAAGGTTGACTATTTCAAATTTGACTTTTCGCTATAACAATAGTTCTGAAAAAATTTTAGATGGCATATACTTAAATATAAGTTCAAATGAAAAAGTAGCTCTAGTTGGATCATCTGGAAGTGGTAAGTCAACGCTTATTTCATTGATTGCACAAATATATGAAGGCTATGATGGTTTAATAAAAGTAAATGGTAAACAGATTCAAAAAATCAACTCAGATAGTCTGGCTAAATTAATTAGCATCGTTCCACAAAAAATGATTTACTTCCATCGAACATTGCGAGAAAATTTAGTTATGGGACAAACTGATATTGCAGATAATGAAATATACAATGCTTTAAAATCTGCGAATATCTATGATGAAATATCTATTCTTCCCATGAAACTTGATACCCTTATCTCGGAAAGCGGCAACCTCTCTGGGGGACAGTTACAGAGACTATCAATTGCAAGATCCCTGTTGAAAAAGCCTAAGTTTATTATTTATGATGAGGCTACAAGTTCTTTAGATTCATTTAATTCTGAAACTATTTTTGCTAATCTTGCTCAACTTGATATAGCACAACTTGTGGTTACACATCAACTTGAATCAGTGAAACATTTTGATAGAATATATGTTATTGATAATGGAAAGATTGTTGGGCAAGGAACACATGAGGAGTTAAAAACAAAAAGTACATTCTACCAAAAGTTAATGCGTTCCAAAGAGGGGGAACTTTAA
- a CDS encoding flavodoxin produces MNPVVIYFSHAGENFINAISQKIPIGHTEVLAHKIVNRLNCPIIQLRESDCYPDSYDETVKRAESEKKETMHVAYQDLNLNRSKIDTLFLGYPNWWGSYSRVIATFLEDFDTNGLIIYPFCTHEGSAFGSSLNELKNQCPNADIRSGLPVRGSRVERADVAIGNWLLAYK; encoded by the coding sequence TTGAATCCTGTTGTTATCTATTTCTCCCATGCTGGAGAAAATTTTATTAATGCCATTTCTCAAAAAATTCCGATTGGTCATACAGAAGTACTGGCTCATAAAATAGTCAACCGGCTTAATTGCCCAATTATTCAGTTAAGGGAAAGTGATTGCTATCCAGATAGTTACGATGAAACAGTAAAACGTGCTGAATCTGAGAAAAAAGAAACGATGCATGTTGCTTACCAGGATCTCAACCTTAATCGTTCAAAAATAGATACTCTTTTCCTTGGTTATCCCAATTGGTGGGGAAGTTATTCAAGGGTTATTGCAACTTTTTTAGAAGATTTTGATACGAATGGGCTAATTATTTATCCCTTCTGCACACATGAAGGTAGTGCGTTTGGCAGTAGCTTGAATGAACTTAAAAATCAGTGTCCTAATGCAGATATTCGTAGTGGACTTCCTGTTCGTGGTTCACGAGTTGAACGAGCTGATGTGGCAATTGGAAATTGGTTGCTTGCATATAAATAA
- a CDS encoding ABC transporter permease — MVKLVEIELRKLKRRKVIPILVLISNVIPVILAVYFAMLPKGSPIVGNFPSYYKMTLGYTGLLILPCMVSVLFVLVFSLERTNDIFKQLIVVPVMKKNIILSKCLTVSLLSVGMMFISIITIFIGGLCTGKFEISWFFVGRVIFLSLGEAILIPLSCLPILFLTILCRNVILPICLAIVYSFIGFIGAENLVGIHPVLSSMNLIFYKNIEGLEINGNIYISILNLLLIALISMLGAIFVFERQDQ; from the coding sequence TTGGTTAAACTTGTTGAAATAGAGCTTAGAAAACTCAAGAGGCGAAAAGTAATACCTATATTAGTCTTAATATCTAATGTTATTCCTGTCATATTAGCAGTCTATTTTGCCATGCTACCTAAAGGGAGTCCTATAGTTGGGAATTTTCCTAGTTACTATAAAATGACTTTAGGATATACAGGGTTATTGATTCTTCCTTGTATGGTCAGTGTTCTATTCGTTTTAGTCTTTTCCTTAGAACGTACAAATGATATTTTTAAGCAATTAATCGTAGTGCCCGTAATGAAAAAGAATATTATTCTTTCTAAATGCTTGACTGTTTCATTATTAAGCGTGGGCATGATGTTTATTAGTATCATTACAATCTTTATTGGTGGTTTATGTACTGGTAAATTTGAAATAAGTTGGTTTTTCGTTGGACGGGTTATTTTCCTTTCCTTAGGAGAAGCAATTCTAATACCACTGTCATGTTTACCTATTTTATTTCTAACTATTCTGTGTAGAAATGTCATTTTACCAATTTGTCTTGCGATTGTTTATTCATTTATTGGATTTATTGGTGCGGAAAATTTAGTTGGGATACACCCAGTTCTTAGTTCAATGAATTTGATTTTTTATAAAAATATTGAAGGACTAGAAATTAATGGGAATATATATATTAGTATTTTAAATTTACTTTTGATAGCCTTAATTTCAATGCTAGGCGCAATTTTCGTTTTTGAAAGGCAGGATCAGTAG
- a CDS encoding sulfatase: protein MKKRAVMIMFDTLTRDFLPNFGNEWIHAPNFKRLQSKMITFNQFYGGSMPCMPARRELQTGRYNFLHRSWGPLESFDNSVFERLQEQDIYCHLVTDHSHYFEDGGATYHNRYSTWEGFRGQEGDRWMPRTITMENKNVNPLNKEGISVVQHYANRTQQLKEDDYSSVKTINAGLNFLKNHHDKDRWFLQIECFDPHEPFYVPEKYRDIYENIAADRVPYWPKYQNKDNVSEEDKINMRKEYAALISMCDFHLGRLLDYFDEKNMWDDTLIIVNTDHGFLLGEHDWYGKNIAPMYEEIIHIPFFMHVPSYQDKQGKSVEGIAQTIDIASTLLDYFDIIDEFDRDGKSLINIIDDELNHETIIFGTNGGHVCIYDGHYTYMRASANSDNGPIAQQTLAVTMMRGFFPNKLLENIRLIQGNRFTDGYPVIEIGSVSNIDSYSLGNLLFDMKLDSKQNKPLNDNIIESRMIEKLIKKMTDIEAPESEFIRLGLKG, encoded by the coding sequence ATGAAAAAAAGAGCAGTAATGATTATGTTTGATACATTGACTAGAGATTTTTTACCTAACTTTGGAAATGAATGGATACATGCACCAAACTTTAAACGTCTTCAAAGTAAAATGATAACGTTTAACCAATTTTACGGAGGAAGTATGCCTTGTATGCCAGCCAGACGCGAGCTTCAAACCGGCAGATATAATTTTTTACACAGAAGTTGGGGACCTTTAGAAAGCTTTGATAATTCTGTATTCGAAAGATTACAGGAACAGGATATTTATTGTCATTTGGTAACGGATCATTCTCATTATTTTGAAGATGGTGGTGCAACGTACCATAATCGCTATTCAACTTGGGAGGGTTTTAGAGGGCAGGAAGGTGACAGATGGATGCCAAGAACAATTACAATGGAAAATAAAAATGTCAATCCCCTTAATAAAGAAGGAATCTCAGTTGTTCAACACTACGCCAATCGAACTCAACAATTGAAAGAAGATGACTATTCAAGCGTTAAGACTATAAACGCCGGATTAAATTTTTTGAAGAATCACCATGATAAGGACAGGTGGTTCCTACAGATTGAATGTTTTGATCCTCATGAACCATTTTATGTTCCAGAAAAATATCGCGATATCTATGAAAATATTGCTGCTGATCGAGTACCCTATTGGCCTAAATATCAAAATAAAGACAATGTTTCTGAAGAAGATAAGATTAATATGAGAAAAGAATATGCGGCACTAATTTCAATGTGTGACTTTCATTTAGGGAGATTACTAGATTACTTTGATGAAAAAAATATGTGGGATGATACGTTAATAATCGTAAATACAGACCATGGATTTCTTCTTGGAGAACATGATTGGTATGGGAAAAATATTGCACCAATGTATGAAGAAATTATTCATATTCCATTTTTTATGCATGTTCCTTCCTATCAAGATAAACAAGGGAAAAGTGTTGAAGGGATAGCTCAAACAATAGATATTGCCTCAACTTTGTTAGATTATTTTGATATTATAGATGAATTTGATAGAGATGGTAAATCACTTATAAATATAATTGATGATGAATTAAATCATGAAACGATTATTTTTGGAACAAATGGTGGTCATGTTTGTATTTATGATGGTCATTATACTTATATGAGAGCTTCTGCTAATAGCGATAATGGTCCGATAGCTCAACAAACATTAGCTGTAACAATGATGAGAGGATTTTTTCCTAATAAATTATTAGAGAATATAAGATTAATTCAAGGGAATCGATTTACAGATGGATACCCGGTTATAGAAATTGGATCTGTGTCGAATATTGATTCCTATTCTCTAGGTAATTTATTATTTGATATGAAATTGGATTCTAAACAAAATAAACCTCTAAATGACAATATAATAGAATCAAGAATGATAGAAAAGTTAATAAAAAAAATGACTGACATTGAAGCACCAGAAAGTGAATTTATTCGCTTGGGTCTGAAAGGATAA